A window of Salmo trutta chromosome 5, fSalTru1.1, whole genome shotgun sequence contains these coding sequences:
- the LOC115194495 gene encoding SLAM family member 9-like, translating to MLQALIYFIFESLNFDRDQGTMPDCISHTSKWNILWFLLILTGTWAEDPPIDQYGLKGGSVCLTVAEPPEELRWKVNSTVIVDDKEISPKYKMKVDYNPVNQTLCIKNLTDTDSGIYIANAKKIDWTDSTSSYRLKVLEAVPIPAMQVTYSNSSTGLCNITVNCSGLMFSVCDGGQCTLYQESLSLTEVNITVSSGNGFIQCIVNNHVSAETKSQRMEDICIVEKKGRAAASTVGTIAGGVSGGLFFIVLVGVGWIMSTRRQCK from the exons ATGCTACAGGCcctcatttattttatttttgagtcACTCAATTTTGACAGAGATCAGGGAACGATGCCAGACTGTATCTCTCACACTTCTAAATGGAATATTCTTTGGTTTCTACTCATCCTGACAG GGACCTGGGCTGAAGACcctccaatagaccagtatggCTTGAAGGGAGGTTCAGTGTGTCTGACTGTAGCAGAACCACCTGAGGAACTTAGATGGAAGGTCAATAGTACTGTAATAGTTGATGATAAAGAGATCTCTCCTAAATACAAGATGAAGGTGGATTATAATCCAGTGAACCAAACACTGTGCATTAAGAATCTGACGGACACAGACAGTGGAATTTACATTGCAAATGCAAAGAAAATAGATTGGACAGATTCAACGTCTTCATACAGACTTAAGGTGTTGG AAGCTGTTCCCATTCCAGCCATGCAGGTGACCTACTCCAACTCAAGTACAGGACTTTGTAACATCACAGTGAATTGTTCAGGCTTGATGTTTTCTGTCTGTGATGGAGGTCAGTGCACACTGTACCAGGAATCTCTGTCACTCACTGAGGTCAACATCACCGTCTCCAGTGGTAATGGATTCATCCAGTGTATCGTCAACAATCATGTCAGTGCAGAGACCAAATCACAACGCATGGAGGACATAT GTATTGTTGAGAAGAAGGGGAGAGCTGCAGCATCAACAGTTGGCACCATTGCGGGTGGTGTTAGTGGTGGATTGTTCTTCATTGTGTTAGTTGGTGTAGGATGGATCATGTCAACCAGAAGACAGTGTAAATAA